Proteins encoded by one window of Channa argus isolate prfri chromosome 13, Channa argus male v1.0, whole genome shotgun sequence:
- the gp9 gene encoding glycoprotein IX (platelet), protein MFFALDIAVFLLMATLCAHAIRQPCACAALLLGGLKVNCSTLNLMELPPLPLDTTELYVQNNRLTTVSPGQFDKLLSLKRVSLSGNPFHCDCRIQYLRNWLLKNRAIVLKEPICVSPSFVAHKAITELSDDYFSTCVLERCTDETYNIILGLMLIGVIVLLLCSFRLARKSTFTLYIDESHVGFQANYFRSMKPKHRRRLLTVLSEVSEDSGSHNYKENLERPPVNMELLPQVLDVLHKKHNIKIKAS, encoded by the coding sequence ATGTTCTTCGCTTTAGACATCGCTGTCTTCCTTCTCATGGCCACATTGTGTGCGCACGCTATTCGACAGCCCTGCGCATGTGCAGCCCTCCTCCTTGGTGGTCTGAAAGTAAACTGCAGCACTTTAAATCTCATGGAGCTGCCTCCTTTGCCTTTAGACACCACAGAGCTCTATGTGCAGAACAATCGGCTCACTACAGTGTCCCCAGGCCAGTTTGACAAACTGCTTAGTCTGAAAAGGGTCTCACTATCTGGGAACCCCTTCCACTGTGACTGCAGGATCCAGTACCTGAGGAACTGGTTGCTGAAGAATAGGGCTATTGTTTTGAAGGAACCCATCTGTGTCAGTCCAAGCTTTGTGGCTCACAAAGCCATCACTGAGCTAAGTGATGACTACTTTTCTACCTGTGTCCTAGAGAGATGTACCGATGAGACTTATAACATCATATTGGGACTGATGTTAATCGGTGTTATTGTCCTGCTTCTATGTAGCTTCAGATTAGCCAGGAAGTCCACCTTCACTCTATACATAGATGAAAGTCATGTTGGATTCCAGGCCAATTATTTTCGCTCAATGAAGCCCAAACACAGGAGGCGGCTGCTCACTGTGCTGTCAGAGGTCAGTGAGGACTCGGGTTCTCACAATTATAAAGAGAACCTAGAAAGGCCACCTGTAAACATGGAATTACTGCCACAAGTACTGGATGTGCTGCACAAGAAGCACAATATAAAGATAAAGGCTAGCTAA